In Marinobacter sp. LQ44, the following are encoded in one genomic region:
- a CDS encoding YidH family protein, producing MSDLKDPRVLFAAERTLLAWNRTSLGLTAFGFLVERAGLLLAALAPETGNSMNLVAMYWLGMLFILLGAATAFYATRQFAAVLKTLSPEEFPNGYNARWGMTINLIVAFLSLALAAALFVSQY from the coding sequence ATGTCTGACCTGAAAGACCCCCGGGTACTGTTCGCCGCAGAGCGCACTCTGTTGGCCTGGAACCGCACCAGCCTTGGGCTGACAGCCTTCGGCTTCCTGGTAGAACGGGCGGGTTTGCTGCTGGCGGCATTAGCCCCGGAGACCGGCAATAGCATGAACCTGGTAGCCATGTATTGGTTGGGGATGCTGTTCATTCTGCTGGGTGCCGCCACAGCGTTTTATGCTACCCGCCAGTTTGCAGCGGTGTTGAAAACCCTGAGTCCTGAAGAATTTCCCAACGGCTATAACGCCCGCTGGGGAATGACCATCAACCTGATCGTGGCGTTCCTCAGCCTGGCACTGGCAGCCGCCCTGTTTGTCAGCCAGTACTAA
- a CDS encoding alkyl sulfatase dimerization domain-containing protein, producing the protein MPRITFLLLSVLLISACSPSGTDRPPASGTLTPEALDRHGEEFREDVIEVTDGVYVAVGFGIANSTMIEGDDAVTIVDTMESLEAAERIAKRFRAITDKPVRAIIYTHSHPDHIHGAPAFINNGDPVEIYAHHSLEKAVDRTVSVLQPIITQRSFRMYGSRLPDADRTNVGIGPFVDLQEHSTLQILRPTKTFQDELSITVGGVEMILKHAPGETDDQVVVWLPKQKVLLPGDNFYRAFPNLYTIRGTSYRDPKTWADSLEMMRDLEPEYLVPGHSRPVTGKAEIRKHLTDYRDAIRYVYDQTIRMMNAGKTPDDIAHEIRLPPRLAQSPFLQEFYGKPEWSARMVFGGTLGWFDGNPSNLHPTPPGEKAKRMAQLAGGEDALMTAVEKAAGNEDHQWVLELTDYVLRLSPEHQAATEHRIVALQALAAAETNPGARHYYLTSAAELAGNITLPLMAVTPNDTMLEGIPIRAFFDGMSVNLEGDAAWDIYQSVVFEFPDLEQSFTLTVRGGASELRKGASEDASIHVRIDSLDFKRMLAGIRNPALAILSDFEYVQGGRIGFTRFIQLFEPNLET; encoded by the coding sequence ATGCCCCGCATCACCTTCCTGTTACTGAGCGTCCTCCTGATTTCCGCCTGCAGCCCTTCCGGCACCGACAGGCCGCCGGCATCCGGAACCCTGACACCCGAAGCGCTTGACCGCCATGGCGAAGAATTCCGGGAAGACGTGATTGAAGTCACCGACGGCGTTTACGTTGCCGTTGGCTTCGGCATCGCCAATTCCACCATGATCGAAGGCGATGATGCCGTCACGATTGTCGACACCATGGAATCCCTGGAAGCGGCGGAACGAATCGCCAAGCGCTTCAGGGCAATCACTGACAAGCCAGTGCGGGCCATTATCTATACCCACTCGCATCCAGACCATATCCATGGAGCGCCAGCTTTTATCAACAACGGCGACCCGGTCGAAATTTATGCTCACCACTCTCTGGAGAAAGCAGTCGACCGGACCGTGAGTGTACTCCAGCCCATCATCACCCAGCGTTCTTTTCGTATGTACGGCAGCCGGCTGCCCGATGCCGACCGAACCAATGTGGGTATCGGCCCCTTTGTGGATTTACAGGAACACAGCACCCTGCAGATTCTGCGACCGACTAAGACCTTTCAGGACGAGCTGAGCATTACCGTAGGCGGTGTGGAGATGATACTCAAGCACGCCCCTGGCGAGACCGACGACCAGGTGGTGGTGTGGCTACCAAAACAGAAAGTGCTGCTGCCGGGCGACAACTTCTACCGCGCCTTTCCCAACCTCTACACCATTCGCGGCACCAGCTACCGGGACCCGAAAACCTGGGCTGACAGCCTGGAAATGATGCGGGATCTGGAGCCGGAATATTTGGTACCCGGCCACTCACGCCCGGTGACAGGCAAAGCGGAGATCCGCAAGCACCTGACCGACTACCGGGATGCTATTCGCTACGTCTATGATCAGACCATCCGAATGATGAATGCCGGCAAAACGCCTGATGACATTGCCCATGAAATCCGCCTGCCGCCCCGCCTGGCGCAGTCCCCGTTCCTGCAGGAGTTTTATGGCAAACCGGAGTGGTCGGCCCGTATGGTCTTTGGCGGAACACTTGGCTGGTTCGATGGCAACCCCAGCAATCTGCACCCTACGCCACCCGGAGAAAAAGCCAAGCGCATGGCCCAACTGGCCGGCGGTGAAGATGCATTGATGACTGCTGTGGAGAAGGCTGCCGGTAACGAAGACCATCAATGGGTGCTGGAGCTGACTGACTATGTGCTGCGGCTGAGCCCGGAACACCAGGCCGCCACCGAACACCGCATAGTCGCCTTGCAGGCCCTGGCGGCCGCAGAAACCAATCCCGGAGCCCGCCATTACTACCTGACCTCCGCTGCCGAACTGGCGGGCAACATCACCCTGCCCCTGATGGCGGTAACTCCCAACGATACAATGCTCGAAGGTATTCCCATCAGGGCCTTTTTCGACGGTATGAGTGTCAACCTGGAAGGTGACGCCGCGTGGGACATCTATCAATCCGTCGTGTTTGAGTTTCCCGACCTGGAGCAAAGCTTCACGCTCACGGTGAGAGGTGGCGCATCAGAACTCCGGAAGGGCGCCTCGGAAGATGCCAGCATCCATGTGCGGATTGACAGCCTCGACTTCAAGCGAATGCTTGCCGGCATCCGCAACCCGGCCTTGGCCATTCTGTCGGATTTCGAGTATGTCCAAGGGGGGCGGATTGGCTTTACCCGGTTTATTCAGTTGTTTGAGCCGAATCTGGAAACCTGA
- a CDS encoding alpha-ketoacid dehydrogenase subunit beta, which translates to MSQAKRSIETRDVTLVEAVNMALHRAMADDANVVVLGEDIATNGGVFRATVGLKEAFGFKRVMDTPLAENLIAGTAIGMATQGLRPVAEFQFMGFIYAGMEQIVSHAARMRNRTRGRLHCPLVFRAPFGGGIHAPEHHSESTEALFAHIPGLRVVIPSSPQRAYGLLLAAIRNPDPVVFLEPKRIYRAVTQSVEDNGEALPLDTCFTLREGDDVTLITWGACVQETLQAADKLAEQGVSCEVIDVATVSPLDRETLLCSVAKTGRAVIVHEACRNGGVGAEVAASIAEGAFLDLQAPVVRVTGYDTIMPYYRNEQYYLPQVEDIVKAVEQVIAL; encoded by the coding sequence ATGAGCCAGGCAAAGCGATCCATTGAAACCCGAGACGTGACCCTGGTGGAAGCCGTCAATATGGCCTTGCACCGGGCAATGGCAGACGATGCTAACGTGGTGGTGCTGGGCGAAGATATTGCCACCAATGGCGGCGTGTTCCGGGCCACTGTAGGCCTGAAAGAAGCCTTTGGCTTCAAGCGGGTGATGGATACACCCCTGGCGGAAAACCTGATTGCCGGTACGGCTATCGGTATGGCCACCCAGGGTTTGAGGCCGGTGGCGGAGTTTCAGTTTATGGGCTTTATCTACGCTGGCATGGAGCAGATTGTCAGCCACGCCGCGCGCATGCGTAATCGCACCCGCGGCCGCCTGCATTGCCCATTGGTGTTTCGGGCACCGTTCGGTGGCGGTATCCATGCGCCCGAGCATCATTCGGAAAGCACCGAAGCCCTGTTTGCCCACATACCCGGTCTGAGGGTGGTCATTCCCAGTTCCCCACAACGGGCGTATGGCCTTCTGCTGGCGGCCATCCGAAACCCGGACCCGGTAGTCTTCCTGGAGCCCAAGCGTATTTACCGGGCGGTAACCCAAAGCGTGGAGGACAACGGCGAGGCGCTACCGTTGGATACTTGTTTCACCCTACGTGAGGGCGATGACGTCACCCTCATCACCTGGGGCGCCTGTGTACAGGAAACCTTGCAGGCTGCCGACAAGCTGGCCGAGCAGGGCGTCAGCTGCGAGGTGATCGACGTTGCCACCGTCAGCCCTCTGGACCGGGAAACCCTGCTGTGCTCGGTGGCTAAAACCGGCCGTGCGGTGATCGTTCACGAAGCCTGCCGAAACGGCGGTGTCGGTGCCGAAGTAGCGGCCTCAATCGCCGAGGGCGCCTTTCTGGACCTCCAGGCCCCGGTGGTGCGAGTCACCGGTTACGACACCATCATGCCTTACTACCGAAACGAGCAGTATTACCTGCCGCAGGTAGAAGACATTGTTAAAGCCGTCGAACAGGTGATCGCGCTATGA
- a CDS encoding antibiotic biosynthesis monooxygenase family protein: MKYIFEVTVKEGFTAEDYADAWVRASELIQQAPGARGTELHRKIGEPNKLIAIASWDSKADRDAMDATKDPRIMDIIKSAAPFVEIRPLGEFEDPEWVVMPPGYNG; the protein is encoded by the coding sequence ATGAAGTACATTTTTGAGGTTACGGTTAAAGAGGGTTTTACCGCCGAGGATTATGCAGATGCCTGGGTAAGAGCCAGCGAGCTGATTCAGCAGGCGCCTGGGGCTCGCGGCACGGAATTGCACCGGAAGATCGGTGAGCCGAACAAGCTGATTGCCATCGCCAGCTGGGACAGCAAGGCAGACCGGGATGCCATGGACGCAACCAAGGACCCCCGGATTATGGACATCATCAAAAGTGCGGCGCCGTTTGTGGAAATCCGACCCCTGGGTGAATTTGAAGACCCGGAATGGGTGGTGATGCCGCCCGGATACAACGGGTAA
- a CDS encoding zinc-dependent peptidase — MSTAVLFAIFATLLISGSLFYLFFYRNWRRKRELQQPFPKPWRSYLKKQVPAYKRLAPQQRKRLERLVQLFVSEKAYYGCDGFEVDDRVRVTIAGHACLLILERPFSDYDEVQSILVYPDVYRAQGTESDGLVVSHSDQVRAGEASSRGQVVLAWSECENAIAEPHSPHNVILHEFAHQLDYLDGTADGAPPLYGEQARNWQETMTKAWDHLQHRLAHHHKPWLDPYGATEPAEFFAVLTETFFQQPEHLLEAQPDVYKALCGYYRLDPRDFSSQRP, encoded by the coding sequence ATGTCCACAGCGGTTTTATTCGCCATCTTTGCCACACTTCTGATCTCCGGGTCACTGTTCTATCTGTTTTTCTACCGAAACTGGCGGCGAAAGCGGGAACTACAGCAGCCCTTCCCCAAACCCTGGCGCAGCTACCTGAAAAAGCAGGTGCCCGCCTACAAACGGTTGGCACCGCAGCAAAGGAAGCGGCTGGAGCGCCTGGTGCAGCTGTTTGTCTCAGAGAAGGCCTATTACGGCTGCGATGGCTTTGAGGTAGACGACAGAGTGCGCGTAACCATTGCCGGCCATGCCTGCCTGCTGATTCTGGAAAGGCCGTTTTCAGACTACGACGAGGTGCAAAGTATTCTGGTGTATCCGGACGTCTACCGGGCCCAGGGCACTGAGAGCGACGGCCTGGTGGTAAGCCACAGTGACCAGGTTCGCGCCGGCGAAGCTTCCTCCCGTGGCCAGGTGGTACTGGCCTGGAGCGAGTGCGAAAACGCCATCGCCGAGCCACACAGCCCCCATAATGTGATCCTTCACGAATTCGCCCACCAGCTGGACTACCTGGACGGCACCGCCGATGGCGCACCACCACTGTATGGCGAGCAGGCCCGGAACTGGCAGGAAACCATGACCAAGGCCTGGGACCACCTGCAACATCGGCTGGCACATCACCACAAGCCCTGGCTTGACCCTTACGGAGCCACTGAACCGGCGGAATTCTTTGCGGTACTGACGGAAACTTTTTTTCAACAACCGGAACATCTGCTTGAAGCCCAACCAGACGTCTACAAAGCCCTGTGCGGCTATTATCGGCTGGACCCGAGAGACTTCAGCAGCCAGCGCCCTTAG
- a CDS encoding crotonase/enoyl-CoA hydratase family protein has protein sequence MSELANYESFNIEVKDHIAHVQFSRPEALNTMNKAFWLELPRCVQDIEANTDARVIVISSTGKHFSAGMDLGVFSDPKSVPMSGDPGRMAENLRRVVLQLQDTLTSLERVRLPVLAAVHGGCIGGALDLVCAADSRYCTADAYFTIKETELGMTADVGTLQRLPKLMPEGVVRELAYTGRKFGAEEAHRLGFVNTVYESQEAMLEGVMAIAAQIAANSPLAVTGCKEMINFSRDHSVEDSLKYMATWQSGMFRPTDMMKSFQAKAQKQAPVYDDLFPVKDLFSN, from the coding sequence TTGTCTGAACTAGCCAACTACGAAAGCTTCAATATCGAAGTAAAAGACCATATTGCCCACGTGCAGTTCAGTCGCCCGGAAGCCCTGAACACCATGAACAAGGCATTCTGGCTGGAGCTGCCCCGTTGCGTGCAGGACATCGAAGCCAATACCGATGCCCGGGTGATTGTGATTTCCTCCACCGGCAAACACTTTTCCGCCGGCATGGATCTGGGCGTATTCTCTGATCCAAAATCCGTGCCCATGAGCGGTGATCCGGGCCGGATGGCGGAGAACCTTCGCCGGGTGGTGCTGCAACTGCAGGATACCCTCACATCCTTGGAGAGAGTGCGTTTGCCGGTATTGGCAGCGGTTCATGGCGGCTGCATTGGCGGTGCCCTGGATCTGGTGTGTGCGGCCGACAGCCGTTACTGCACCGCGGATGCCTATTTCACTATCAAGGAAACCGAGCTGGGCATGACCGCCGATGTGGGCACCCTGCAGCGTCTGCCCAAGCTGATGCCCGAGGGCGTGGTGCGGGAATTGGCCTACACCGGGCGCAAGTTCGGGGCAGAGGAAGCTCACCGCCTTGGTTTCGTGAACACGGTATACGAATCCCAGGAAGCGATGCTGGAAGGCGTCATGGCCATTGCGGCGCAGATTGCGGCCAATTCGCCCCTGGCGGTGACCGGATGCAAGGAAATGATTAACTTCAGCCGTGATCACAGTGTGGAAGACAGCCTCAAGTACATGGCTACCTGGCAGTCTGGCATGTTCCGCCCCACCGACATGATGAAATCCTTCCAGGCCAAGGCCCAGAAACAGGCACCCGTTTACGATGACCTGTTCCCGGTCAAGGATCTGTTCTCTAACTGA
- a CDS encoding SelT/SelW/SelH family protein has protein sequence MTTRITLHYCTGCNWMLRSTWMAQELLTTFDGMVDELTLKPGTGGIFEVWVNDTRIWSRKEQGGFPDIKQLKQLVRDQIAPEHSLGHSDKPA, from the coding sequence ATGACAACCAGAATCACCCTTCATTACTGCACCGGCTGTAACTGGATGCTGAGATCCACCTGGATGGCCCAGGAACTGCTCACCACCTTTGACGGCATGGTCGACGAACTTACCCTGAAACCCGGCACCGGCGGCATCTTCGAAGTCTGGGTAAACGACACCCGTATCTGGTCCCGCAAGGAACAGGGAGGCTTCCCGGACATCAAGCAATTGAAACAGCTGGTACGGGATCAGATAGCGCCAGAGCACTCCCTCGGGCATTCAGACAAACCAGCGTAA
- a CDS encoding dihydrolipoamide acetyltransferase family protein — protein sequence MKNFKLPDLGEGLPEAEIVEWHIKVGDTVDVDQVLVSVETAKAIVEVPSPQAGTIAKLYGEPGDIIHTGEPLLAFEGEGDDTGTVVGELKSSGKGDGNGAQQDQFIVGAAPSSKRARANRATPGVRALAERLGVGLETIKGSGPGGLITTDDVHKQASHQKQLGDAEPLRGTRRTMAKNMALSHAQVVPVSIFEDVDIGDWKKGTDITMRLVQAIGKACEAVPELNCWFDGDNLSRQLLNEVHVGIAVDTPDGLFVPVLRDITHRSQKDLRQGLENLREAVATRKIPPKEMQGATITLSNFGTMTGQYANPIVSPPQVAIVGAGRIRDKVVPYNGTATIRRILPLSLTFDHRAATGGEASRFLGAMVQALNNAS from the coding sequence ATGAAAAACTTCAAACTCCCAGACTTAGGCGAAGGCCTGCCCGAAGCCGAAATCGTCGAATGGCACATCAAAGTTGGCGATACCGTGGACGTTGACCAGGTACTGGTCAGCGTCGAAACCGCCAAGGCCATCGTTGAAGTGCCGTCCCCCCAGGCCGGCACCATCGCCAAACTCTATGGCGAACCCGGCGACATCATCCACACCGGCGAACCTCTGCTGGCTTTTGAAGGAGAGGGGGACGACACCGGTACCGTGGTGGGTGAGTTGAAGTCCTCCGGAAAAGGCGATGGTAACGGTGCGCAGCAAGACCAGTTTATCGTCGGCGCGGCACCTTCCAGTAAACGGGCCCGGGCCAATCGCGCCACTCCCGGTGTGCGGGCATTGGCAGAACGCCTGGGCGTTGGACTGGAGACCATCAAGGGCAGTGGCCCGGGTGGCCTTATTACCACAGATGATGTCCACAAACAGGCCAGCCACCAGAAACAGCTGGGCGACGCCGAACCCTTGCGAGGCACCCGTCGCACCATGGCCAAGAACATGGCGTTGTCTCACGCCCAGGTGGTGCCGGTATCTATCTTTGAGGACGTGGATATCGGTGACTGGAAAAAGGGCACCGACATCACCATGCGCCTGGTGCAGGCCATCGGCAAAGCCTGTGAAGCCGTGCCAGAGCTCAACTGCTGGTTTGATGGCGACAATCTGAGCCGGCAACTCCTGAACGAGGTGCATGTGGGCATCGCCGTGGACACCCCGGACGGCCTGTTTGTACCGGTGTTGCGGGACATCACTCATCGCAGCCAGAAAGACCTGCGCCAGGGCCTGGAGAACCTGCGCGAGGCAGTGGCCACCCGTAAGATACCGCCGAAAGAGATGCAGGGCGCCACCATTACCCTGTCGAATTTCGGAACCATGACCGGCCAGTACGCCAACCCCATTGTCAGCCCGCCACAAGTGGCCATCGTGGGGGCCGGGCGAATCCGGGACAAGGTTGTGCCATACAATGGCACTGCGACCATTCGTCGCATCCTGCCGTTGTCATTGACCTTCGACCACCGGGCGGCAACCGGCGGGGAAGCCTCGCGGTTTCTGGGGGCGATGGTCCAGGCCCTGAATAACGCATCGTGA
- a CDS encoding arsenic resistance protein, with protein sequence MNEVALLLAREVMEEYQVFIYLVAICLGLLVGVWMPDLGGRLEWLLWPLLGSLLYATFTQVPLVRLRDAFTTPRYMFAAVIGNFLLLPCIAWGLMALGPAIPAVQLGLMLVLLVPCTDWFITFTHLGGGDTRSAIAFTPISLLLQLLLLPFYVWLFLGTEITASVVQQELILAFVGLMVAPLIAAYLTETWVARSKNRQSVVIALGWLPVPLLALVVFCIAAAQVNLVLEWVGLLPWLFLLFTAFLLAAGMLSVVVAKVARLPAKQGRVLAFSFGSRNSFVVLPLALSLPASYELAVVVVVFQSLVELFGMAFFLWWVPKKLHR encoded by the coding sequence ATGAACGAGGTGGCATTACTGTTGGCCCGTGAAGTGATGGAAGAGTATCAGGTCTTTATCTATCTGGTGGCTATCTGCCTGGGCCTTTTGGTGGGAGTGTGGATGCCCGACCTTGGTGGGCGTCTGGAATGGCTTCTTTGGCCGCTACTGGGCTCTTTGCTCTACGCGACTTTTACCCAAGTGCCGCTGGTGCGCCTGCGGGATGCGTTTACAACGCCTCGATATATGTTCGCGGCGGTGATTGGCAACTTTCTTTTGCTACCATGCATCGCTTGGGGATTAATGGCCCTTGGCCCGGCTATTCCAGCTGTCCAGTTGGGCCTGATGCTGGTCTTGTTGGTGCCCTGTACCGACTGGTTTATCACCTTTACCCATTTGGGGGGCGGTGACACCAGAAGTGCCATTGCGTTCACACCCATTAGCCTTTTGCTCCAGCTGCTGCTGTTGCCATTTTACGTGTGGTTGTTCCTGGGCACAGAGATCACCGCCAGTGTGGTCCAGCAGGAGTTGATACTGGCATTCGTCGGGTTGATGGTCGCGCCCCTGATTGCCGCTTATCTGACGGAAACCTGGGTGGCGCGGAGCAAAAACCGGCAATCTGTTGTGATAGCTCTTGGTTGGCTGCCAGTACCCTTGTTGGCCCTGGTGGTCTTCTGTATTGCAGCCGCGCAAGTGAATCTGGTCTTGGAGTGGGTTGGACTTCTTCCCTGGCTATTCCTGCTCTTTACAGCATTCTTGCTGGCTGCCGGGATGCTGTCGGTGGTCGTCGCCAAGGTTGCGCGGTTACCGGCCAAGCAGGGCAGGGTGTTGGCGTTCAGTTTTGGTAGCCGGAATTCGTTTGTTGTCCTCCCACTGGCACTGTCATTACCTGCCTCGTATGAGCTGGCCGTGGTTGTGGTGGTGTTTCAATCCCTGGTGGAGCTTTTCGGGATGGCTTTTTTCCTGTGGTGGGTTCCCAAGAAGCTCCACCGTTAA
- a CDS encoding OsmC domain/YcaO domain-containing protein — MEIKVNYLDNLRLEAKFDDFTVVSDQPVRYKGDGSAPGPFDYFLASSAMCAAYFVKVYCNARDIPTDNIRLSQNNIVDPENRYKQIFKIQVELPEDISDKDRQGIIRSIDRCTVKKVVQTGPDFQIEVVENLDEDAQALLTVKPEGEANTYIEGKDLPLETTIANMSGILADLGMKIEIASWRNIVPHVWSLHVRDTAAHMCFTNGKGATKEAALCSALGEFIERLNCNFFYNDQYFGQDIANSEFVHYPNEKWFQPGPEGELPEGILDDYCLEIFNPDGELLGTHLFDTNSGTPERGICSIPYVRQSDGETVYFPSNLIENLYLSNGMSAGNTLQEAQVQCLSEIFERAVKKEIIENEIALPDVPESVLAKYPEIVEGIKALEEQGFPVLVKDASLGGQFPVMCVTLMNPKTGGVFASFGAHPSFHVALERSLTELLQGRSFEGLNDLPAPTFNSMAVTEPNNYVEHFIDSSGVVSWRFFSAKSDYDFVEWDFSGTNEEEAATLFGILSDMGKDCYMAVFEDLGAPVCRILVPGYSEVYPVEDLVWDNTNMALEFREDILNLHRLNEDELADLVQRLEEAELDVYMTIVTLTGIEFDENTVWGQLTILELKLLIYLALGELEEAQELVDMFLQFNDNTVERGLFYQAMNAALEATLNEELALDDYLYNFRRMFGDGVMDAVVGSINGTVRFYGLEETGMDLRGLDRHLKMIESYKKLHAARAKKAGISKP, encoded by the coding sequence ATGGAAATCAAAGTCAATTATCTCGACAACCTGAGGCTTGAGGCCAAATTTGACGATTTCACGGTCGTCTCTGACCAGCCCGTGCGCTACAAAGGCGATGGCTCGGCACCCGGCCCCTTTGATTATTTCCTGGCCTCGTCCGCCATGTGCGCGGCCTACTTTGTGAAGGTTTACTGCAACGCCCGGGATATCCCCACCGACAACATCCGCCTGTCGCAAAACAACATTGTAGACCCGGAAAACCGCTACAAGCAGATTTTCAAGATCCAGGTCGAGCTGCCGGAAGACATCTCCGACAAGGACCGCCAGGGCATCATCCGCTCCATCGACCGTTGCACCGTGAAAAAAGTGGTTCAAACCGGCCCGGATTTCCAGATCGAAGTGGTGGAAAACCTGGACGAAGACGCCCAGGCACTGCTTACCGTGAAGCCGGAGGGCGAAGCGAATACTTACATCGAAGGCAAAGACCTGCCCCTGGAAACCACTATCGCCAACATGAGCGGCATCCTGGCAGACCTGGGCATGAAAATCGAAATTGCCTCCTGGCGCAACATTGTGCCTCACGTGTGGTCCCTGCACGTGCGTGATACCGCCGCCCACATGTGCTTCACCAACGGCAAGGGCGCCACCAAGGAGGCCGCCCTGTGCTCGGCCCTCGGTGAGTTCATCGAGCGGCTGAACTGCAACTTCTTCTACAACGATCAGTATTTCGGCCAGGACATCGCCAACAGCGAGTTCGTGCATTACCCGAACGAGAAATGGTTCCAGCCCGGCCCGGAAGGCGAGTTGCCCGAGGGCATTCTCGACGACTACTGCCTGGAGATTTTCAACCCGGACGGCGAGCTGCTCGGTACCCACCTGTTCGACACCAACTCCGGCACGCCGGAGCGCGGTATCTGCAGCATTCCCTATGTGCGGCAGTCGGACGGGGAAACCGTTTACTTCCCCTCCAATCTGATCGAGAACCTGTACCTGAGCAACGGCATGAGCGCCGGCAACACCCTGCAGGAAGCCCAGGTACAGTGCCTGTCGGAAATCTTCGAGCGGGCGGTGAAGAAAGAGATCATCGAAAACGAAATCGCCCTGCCGGATGTGCCGGAGAGCGTGCTGGCCAAGTACCCGGAGATCGTTGAGGGTATCAAAGCCCTGGAAGAACAGGGCTTCCCGGTACTGGTAAAAGACGCCTCACTGGGTGGTCAGTTCCCGGTGATGTGCGTGACCCTGATGAACCCGAAGACCGGTGGCGTGTTTGCCTCCTTCGGTGCGCACCCCAGCTTCCACGTGGCACTGGAACGCAGCCTGACCGAACTGCTGCAGGGCCGGAGCTTTGAAGGCCTGAACGACCTGCCCGCGCCTACGTTCAACTCCATGGCGGTAACTGAGCCCAACAACTACGTTGAGCACTTTATCGATTCCAGCGGCGTGGTGTCCTGGCGCTTCTTCAGTGCCAAATCCGACTACGATTTTGTCGAATGGGATTTCTCCGGCACCAACGAAGAAGAAGCCGCCACCCTGTTTGGCATCCTCTCGGACATGGGCAAGGATTGCTACATGGCCGTGTTCGAAGACCTGGGCGCTCCGGTGTGCCGCATTCTGGTGCCGGGCTATTCCGAGGTGTATCCGGTAGAAGACCTGGTGTGGGACAACACCAACATGGCGCTGGAATTCCGGGAAGACATCCTCAACCTGCACCGTTTGAATGAAGACGAGCTGGCCGATCTGGTGCAGCGCCTGGAAGAGGCCGAGCTGGACGTGTACATGACCATCGTCACCCTCACCGGCATCGAGTTTGATGAGAACACCGTGTGGGGCCAGCTCACCATTCTGGAGCTGAAACTGCTCATCTACCTGGCACTGGGCGAGCTGGAAGAGGCCCAGGAGCTGGTGGACATGTTCCTGCAGTTTAACGACAACACCGTAGAACGGGGCCTGTTCTACCAGGCCATGAACGCAGCCCTGGAAGCGACGCTGAATGAAGAACTGGCGCTGGACGACTACCTCTACAACTTCCGCCGTATGTTTGGTGACGGGGTAATGGACGCCGTGGTCGGCTCCATTAACGGCACGGTCCGCTTCTATGGCCTGGAAGAAACCGGCATGGACCTGCGCGGTCTGGACCGGCACCTGAAGATGATCGAGAGCTACAAGAAGCTGCACGCGGCCAGGGCAAAAAAGGCAGGAATTTCAAAGCCATGA
- a CDS encoding copper chaperone PCu(A)C, with protein sequence MNRTHLFSVGLLFAATTLAAPVLAHDYSQGDIHIEHPWSRPTPPGTPMGVGYMVISNHGNQDVTLTSAQSPRASNVSIHETHMHDGVMRMSPVKGGLVIPAGETVELKPHSYHLMLEQLTQPLAEGELIPVELAFDGAEGMAVELEVHPLDGKEKAMDHSGMHHH encoded by the coding sequence ATGAACCGTACACATTTATTCAGCGTCGGCCTCCTGTTCGCTGCCACGACACTGGCTGCTCCTGTCCTGGCTCACGATTACAGCCAGGGCGACATTCACATAGAACACCCCTGGAGCCGACCAACACCCCCCGGCACGCCCATGGGCGTGGGTTACATGGTTATCAGTAATCACGGTAATCAGGATGTCACCCTCACCAGTGCCCAATCACCCCGGGCGAGTAATGTGTCGATCCACGAAACCCACATGCACGACGGCGTGATGCGCATGAGCCCGGTCAAAGGCGGGCTGGTGATTCCCGCCGGGGAGACCGTTGAGTTGAAACCTCACAGCTACCATCTAATGCTGGAACAGCTCACCCAGCCCCTGGCGGAGGGTGAGCTCATCCCTGTAGAACTGGCTTTCGACGGTGCTGAGGGCATGGCCGTAGAGCTGGAGGTGCATCCCCTGGACGGCAAAGAAAAGGCAATGGACCATTCCGGGATGCATCATCACTGA